ATCCGGATCCGCAGAGTAGGCAGTGTGGCGATATCGACATTTGGGTCGAGGGCGGCCGCAAGGGTGTAACCGAATTGCTTTATAAGTTGAATTTGTTGAATGCGGAAACTGATGACCATGCTTATTCGCGGCACCATATTCACTTGCCCCAAAATAAGGATGGAGTCACGGTGGAGGTGCATTTCAAGCCCGCGTCGGGAATCCCGTTCCGCAATGGAGCGTTGCAGAAGTTCTTGAACGAAGAAATCCGTAAGGCAGAAATGGTGCCCGAGGGCTTTTATTCTCCGTCAATCAAGTTTGCGCTCGTGATGCAAATGGCGCACTTGCAGCAGCATTTTTATAGCGGCGGTCTTGGTCTTAGGCAGTATACGGATTACCTGATGCTGCTTAGACATTCTACCGAAAGCGATCGTAGTGCTGCGTTAGTTGTCATGAAACGCCTGAGCATGATGCGCGCCTGTGGAGCCGTGATGTGGATGCTGCAAGAGGTGTTTGGGCTTGAACGCGGCTTGATGCTTTGTGCGCCGGATCGCTGGCGTGGTGAACGCCTTTTGAAACTTGCCCTTTCGGGCGGAAATTTTGGTCAGTACAAGACGGAACCTAAGCCCAAGAATGTTTTTGTACGCTGGTTCAAGGACCGCTTGCAGGCTATTACATGGTTGACATTTGATCCGGTGAATGCGGTTTTCAAGGAACTCAAGTACTGGCGAGCGACGATTTCGCTGATTCCTGTGCGCATTAAACGCAGGAGAATTGCTTTATGATTCAATCGGCTTGTTACAAGGTGGCGGGGCATGTGTTTAAGGTGTCCGCGTCTGCAGACCTTTGCGATAAATTGTTCAGTGAATGCATGGATAACTACGAACCGTTTGCGGTTCCGGCGGTGCATGATTCCGAATGTCTTTTTGTGATGGATGTTGAATGTGGCGATGCTCCGGAATATACCGAAGAACTGCGCCAGGATGAAGAAGGCCAGCAGATTCTCTGCGGAACCATTCAAGACAAGTCGGTGTTCGATTTTCGCCTGCATTTCAAGATGACGGGCGTGCTCGTTTGCGCTAAAGATTACAAGACGGCCAAGTTGATTGTTCCTCCGGATGAACCGCTTTCTTTGTTCAAGTTTGCGGTGAACAATGCCATGATGGTTTTGTATGCTATCGCCTCGGCTTCTTGCAATACGGCCTTGTTCCATGCGGCGGTCGTGAGTTACAAGGATTGCGGCTATCTGTTCTTGGGCAAGAGCGGTACGGGCAAGAGCACTCATGCTAGACTTTGGCTTAAGCATATTGCAGGCACGGATCTTTTGAATGACGACAACCCGGTGGTGCGCATTTTTGAAGGAAATCGTGCGGTCGTTTACGGCTCGCCGTGGAGCGGCAAGACTCCTTGCTACAAGAATCAGGAATTTGCATTGGGTGGCTTTGTGCTGCTTTCGCAGGCACCGTACAACAAGATTGTCCGCTTGCGTGGCGTGCAGGCTTTTGCTGCGCTTGTTCCCTGTATTTCGGGCAAACGCTGGGAACGCGTGATTGCTGATGGTTTGCATAAGACCGAAAATGCACTTGCCATGAATGTGCCGGTATGGCATTTGGAATGCTTGCCTGACGAAGAGGCCGCGCGAGTCTGCAAGGAAAGCGTTGTGTTATGATTGGCGCTCCCAAAGATGATGCGATGATTCTCGCTGAGGCGATTCGCCTGGTGGGCGAGGGAGTCGAAGTGACCTTCCCGGTGAATGGGCGGAGCATGCGCCCGTTTATCGAGGGTGGCCGCGACAGCGTAGTGCTTGTTCGTCCGACAAATGTGAAGCCGATGGATGTCGTGCTTGCCAAAACCGAGGATAATCGGTACGTGATTCACCGTGTTTTGGAAATGGCGGGCGAGCGTGTGACTTTGATGGGTGACGGCAATTTGCAAGGCCGTGAGCATGCGGAATGTAAACAAATTTATGCCAAAGTAACGCATGTTGTGCATCCAAATGGTTACAAAAGATTTCTTTACACGCCTTTTATACAATTTGTCCAAAAAATGTGGGTGAGCCTTTTACCTTTGCGTCGTTATTTGCTTAAATTATATACAGTCTACATCCGTATTCGGAATTTCTAGAAGGAGAGTACACCATGCACATCAAAAAAGGATTTGTTCTGCGCGAAGTTTGCGGTGAACAGGTAATTATGGGCGAAGGCGTTGGCGCTCTCGATTTCGGGAAGCTCCTTTGCCTGAACGAAACGGCGTCTTGGCTTTGGACGCGCGCAAGCGAACTCGGCGAATTTACGGTCGAAGCGCTAGCCGATGCGCTCTGTAGCGAATACGACGTTGCCGCTGACGATGCTTTGAACGATGTCAAGGGCATTGTTTCGCAGTGGCAAAACGTGAACGTAGTCGAATGAAATACCTTTCGTGGTTATGGAACAGGACGGATGGATTCCGCCTGAACATTGCGCTCCGCATTGTATTTGGTGTGGGGCGAATTTCGCTTGGGTTGTTGATGGTATGGCTCAGCAAGCG
Above is a genomic segment from Fibrobacter sp. UWB5 containing:
- a CDS encoding S24/S26 family peptidase — its product is MIGAPKDDAMILAEAIRLVGEGVEVTFPVNGRSMRPFIEGGRDSVVLVRPTNVKPMDVVLAKTEDNRYVIHRVLEMAGERVTLMGDGNLQGREHAECKQIYAKVTHVVHPNGYKRFLYTPFIQFVQKMWVSLLPLRRYLLKLYTVYIRIRNF
- a CDS encoding nucleotidyltransferase family protein, producing MGLILKKTDKLLFKLLQLALDTTGALQGLEEAPSEEDWKAIYKLAKRQSVLGVVFIAVKKLPENFRPARALLLRWSMDAEGTAGMNKLLNLEAARLTRVFEGAGRKNAILKGPANARLYPDPQSRQCGDIDIWVEGGRKGVTELLYKLNLLNAETDDHAYSRHHIHLPQNKDGVTVEVHFKPASGIPFRNGALQKFLNEEIRKAEMVPEGFYSPSIKFALVMQMAHLQQHFYSGGLGLRQYTDYLMLLRHSTESDRSAALVVMKRLSMMRACGAVMWMLQEVFGLERGLMLCAPDRWRGERLLKLALSGGNFGQYKTEPKPKNVFVRWFKDRLQAITWLTFDPVNAVFKELKYWRATISLIPVRIKRRRIAL
- a CDS encoding PqqD family protein is translated as MHIKKGFVLREVCGEQVIMGEGVGALDFGKLLCLNETASWLWTRASELGEFTVEALADALCSEYDVAADDALNDVKGIVSQWQNVNVVE